A region of Carassius gibelio isolate Cgi1373 ecotype wild population from Czech Republic chromosome B11, carGib1.2-hapl.c, whole genome shotgun sequence DNA encodes the following proteins:
- the slc4a10a gene encoding sodium-driven chloride bicarbonate exchanger isoform X2 produces MDVKDQGAQMEPLLPARNDEEAVLDRGGTRSMLNTNFEKEELEGHRTLYIGVHVPLGRRSHRRHRHHGHRHRKRSRERDSGTEDGRESPSYTDTPSQRVQFLLGMEDDEEHIPHALFTELDEICLKEGEDAEWKETARWLKFEEDVEDGGERWSKPYVATLSLHSLFELRSCILNGTVMLDMRANSLEEIADLVLDQHETSVSLGEEVRKKIRNALLKQHHHQNQKKLANRIPIVRSFADIGRKQSEPHSMDKNGQMVSPQAQPTTTEGRADGSRENSAVDFSKIDLHFMKKIPPGAEASNILVGELEFLEKPVVAFIRLSPAVLLNGLAEVPITTRFLFILLGPMGKGPQYHEIGRSIATLMTDEVFHDVAYKAKDRSDLVAGIDEFLDQVTVLPPGEWDPTIRIEPPKNVPSQEKRKVPLANGGADLGEAEEHGGHGGPELQRTGKFFGGFILDIKRKAPHYLSDYTDAISLQCLASFLFLYCACMSPVITFGGLLGEATEGRISAIESLFGASMTGIAYSLFAGQPLTILGSTGPVLVFEKILFKFCKEYGLSYLSLRVCIGLWTAFLCLLLVATDASSLVCYITRFTEEAFASLICIIFIYEALEKLIHLGETYPFNMHNDLNKLTQYSCVCTVPKEPSNATLNYWQEKNITASDIDWLGLDVKGCVENRGEFVGRACGHHGPYIPDVLFWSVILFFSTVAMSSFLKEFKTSRYFPTKVRAIISDFAVFITILSMVLIDYTLGIPSTKLQVPNEFKPTRDDRGWFISPIGPNPWWTTIVTVIPALLCTILIFMDQQITAVIINRKEHKLKKGCGYHLDLFVVGVMLGVCSLMGLPWFVAATVLSISHVNSLKLESECSAPGEQPKFLGIREQRFTGLMIFVLMGSSVFMTSILKHIPMPVLYGVFLYMGASSLRGIQFFDRLKLFGMPAKHQPDFIYLRHVPLRKVHLFTIIQLSCLVLLWVIKTSRAAIVFPMMVLALVFIRKLLDFVFSKRDLSWLDDLMPESKKKKMEDAQQEENQCVLMEDEGIVQVPLEGNFKDDPSIVNISDEMTKSSFGNIWKGLNTDSTSKDQSSKSSTVEVAIGQKRGDKEEAADLDRETSL; encoded by the exons AGAAACGATGAGGAAGCTGTGCTGGACAGGGGTGGGACTCGGTCCATGCTCAACACAAATTTTGAGAAAGAGGAGCTAGAAG GCCACCGAACCCTCTACATTGGGGTGCATGTACCACTGGGTCGGAGGTCACACAGACGGCATCGCCACCATGGACATCGCCACAGGAAGAGGTCACGGGAGAGAGACTCTGGAACCGAGGATGGCAGAGAATCACCTTCATATA CAGACACACCATCTCAGCGTGTACAGTTCCTGCTGGGAATGGAGGATGACGAGGAACACATTCCTCACGCTCTCTTCACAGAGCTGGACGAAATCTGCCTGAAAGAGGGAGAGGATGCGGAATGGAAAGAGACTgcgag ATGGCTGAAGTTTGAGGAGGATGTAGAGGATGGAGGGGAGAGGTGGAGTAAGCCATACGTGGCCACTCTTTCCCTACACAGTCTGTTTGAGCTGCGGAGCTGCATCCTCAACGGCACCGTCATGCTGGACATGAGGGCCAACTCACTGGAGGAGATCGCAG ATTTGGTTTTGGACCAGCACGAGACGTCAGTTTCTTTGGGAGAGGAAGTGAGGAAGAAGATCCGAAATGCTCTCCTTAAACAGCACCACCATCAGAACCAGAAGAAACTGGCTAACCGGATCCCCATCGTACGCTCTTTTGCAGATATTGGCAGGAAGCAGTCCGAACCGCACTCCATGGATAAGAATG GTCAGATGGTGTCTCCTCAGGCGCAGCCCACCACTACAGAAGGACGTGCGGATGGCAGTCGAGAGAACAGTGCTGTTGACTTCAGCAAA ATAGACCTCCACTTCATGAAGAAGATCCCACCTGGAGCTGAGGCATCCAACATCTTGGTGGGTGAACTGGAGTTTCTAGAGAAACCTGTGGTGGCCTTCATCCGTCTGTCCCCTGCTGTGCTGCTCAATGGCCTGGCAGAGGTCCCAATCACCACCAG GTTTCTCTTTATTCTGCTGGGGCCAATGGGTAAAGGGCCTCAGTACCATGAGATCGGCCGCTCTATTGCCACGCTCATGACAGATGAG GTGTTCCATGATGTAGCTTATAAAGCAAAGGATCGTTCTGACCTTGTGGCAGGAATCGATGAGTTTTTGGATCAGGTGACTGTGCTGCCCCCAGGCGAGTGGGATCCTACCATCAGAATAGAGCCGCCCAAAAACGTGCCCTCACAG GAGAAACGGAAGGTTCCTCTGGCCAATGGAGGGGCTGATCTGGGGGAGGCTGAGGAGCATGGAGGCCATGGAGGACCAGAGCTACAGCGCACAGGGAA GTTTTTTGGTGGTTTTATTCTGGACATCAAGCGTAAGGCTCCTCACTACCTGTCAGATTACACAGATGCTATCAGTTTGCAGTGTCTCGCCTCCTTCCTTTTCCTGTACTGCGCCTGCATGTCTCCTGTTATCACCTTCGGAGGTCTGCTGGGAGAAGCTACAGAAGGACGCATA AGTGCAATAGAGTCTCTGTTTGGAGCCTCTATGACGGGTATAGCTTATTCTTTGTTTGCTGGGCAGCCCCTCACTATCTTGGGCAGCACGGGACCTGTCTTGGTCTTTGAGAAAATCCTCTTCAAATTCTGCAA AGAGTATGGTTTGTCCTACCTCTCCTTACGTGTGTGTATTGGTCTGTGGACGGCCTTTTTGTGTCTTTTGCTGGTTGCCACAGATGCCAGCTCACTGGTGTGTTACATCACACGATTCACAGAGGAAGCCTTCGCTTCCCTCATCTGCATCATTTTCATCTACGAGGCTCTGGAGAAACTCATTCATCTGGGAGAGACGTACCCTTTCAACATGCACAATGACCTCAACAAGCTCACTCAGTACTC GTGTGTGTGCACAGTACCTAAAGAGCCCAGTAATGCCACACTGAATTACTGGCAGGAAAAAAACATCACTGCATCTGATATTGACTGGCTAGGCCTGGATGTTAAG GGCTGTGTGGAGAACAGGGGTGAGTTTGTGGGCAGAGCCTGTGGTCATCACGGTCCATACATCCCTGATGTCCTCTTCTGGTCCGTCATTCTCTTCTTCTCCACAGTTGCCATGTCCTCCTTCCTTAAAGAGTTCAAAACTAGCCGTTACTTCCCAACCAAG GTGAGGGCCATTATCAGTGATTTTGCTGTTTTCATCACCATCCTGTCTATGGTTCTGATCGACTACACTCTGGGGATCCCGTCCACCAAACTACAGGTTCCTAATGAGTTTAAA CCAACCAGAGATGACCGTGGCTGGTTCATCAGCCCGATAGGACCAAACCCATGGTGGACCACTATTGTGACCGTCATCCCAGCTCTGCTGTGTACCATCCTCATCTTCATGGACCAACAAATCACTGCCGTTATTATAAACAGGAAGGAACACAAGCTGAAG AAAGGCTGTGGGTATCATCTGGACCTGTTTGTGGTGGGTGTGATGCTGGGCGTTTGCTCTTTGATGGGCCTGCCATGGTTTGTGGCCGCGACGGTGCTATCTATCTCCCACGTGAACAGCCTGAAGCTGGAGTCTGAATGCTCTGCGCCTGGAGAACAGCCCAAGTTTTTGGGCATCAGAGAGCAGCGCTTTACTGGCCTCATGATATTCGTCCTCATGGGCAGCTCAGTGTTTATGACCTCCATACTGAAG CATATCCCAATGCCTGTGTTATATGGCGTTTTCCTCTATATGGGAGCATCATCTCTCAGGGGCATACAG TTCTTTGATCGTCTGAAGTTGTTTGGGATGCCAGCAAAACACCAGCCTGATTTTATCTACCTGAGACACGTCCCGTTGAGAAAGGTTCACCTGTTCACCATTATCCAGCTCAGCTGCTTGGTGCTTCTCTGGGTCATCAAAACTTCCAGAGCTGCCATAGTCTTTCCTATGATG GTCTTAGCCCTTGTGTTCATTCGTAAGCTGTTGGACTTTGTCTTCTCTAAGCGAGATCTCAGCTGGCTTGATGACCTCATGCCCGAgagcaagaagaagaaaatggAAGATGCACAGCAAgag GAAAATCAGTGTGTCTTGATGGAGGATGAAGGAATTGTACAAGTGCCCTTAGAGGGGAATTTTAA GGACGATCCATCCATAGTCAACATTTCGGATGAAATGACAAAGTCATCTTTTGGAAATATCTGGAAAGGACTCAACACTGACAGCACCAGCAAAGATCAAAGCTCCAAAAG CTCAACAGTTGAAGTTGCCATTGGACAGAAAAGAGGCGATAAAGAGGAGGCGGCAGATTTGGATAGAGAGACGAGTTTGTGA
- the slc4a10a gene encoding sodium-driven chloride bicarbonate exchanger isoform X5, giving the protein MDVKDQGAQMEPLLPAVQSPASDNGRNDEEAVLDRGGTRSMLNTNFEKEELEGHRTLYIGVHVPLGRRSHRRHRHHGHRHRKRSRERDSGTEDGRESPSYTDTPSQRVQFLLGMEDDEEHIPHALFTELDEICLKEGEDAEWKETARWLKFEEDVEDGGERWSKPYVATLSLHSLFELRSCILNGTVMLDMRANSLEEIADLVLDQHETSVSLGEEVRKKIRNALLKQHHHQNQKKLANRIPIVRSFADIGRKQSEPHSMDKNVIITTQSPPSSFSSLWSRFCQSVRNRKVLLFPAWSLRCPKCLSDPHKPHPSLSAVPGLDNPLIRPQKTHIPFSKRLSPPYGYHIIPALDPEEETASGQMVSPQAQPTTTEGRADGSRENSAVDFSKIDLHFMKKIPPGAEASNILVGELEFLEKPVVAFIRLSPAVLLNGLAEVPITTRFLFILLGPMGKGPQYHEIGRSIATLMTDEVFHDVAYKAKDRSDLVAGIDEFLDQVTVLPPGEWDPTIRIEPPKNVPSQEKRKVPLANGGADLGEAEEHGGHGGPELQRTGKFFGGFILDIKRKAPHYLSDYTDAISLQCLASFLFLYCACMSPVITFGGLLGEATEGRISAIESLFGASMTGIAYSLFAGQPLTILGSTGPVLVFEKILFKFCKEYGLSYLSLRVCIGLWTAFLCLLLVATDASSLVCYITRFTEEAFASLICIIFIYEALEKLIHLGETYPFNMHNDLNKLTQYSCVCTVPKEPSNATLNYWQEKNITASDIDWLGLDVKGCVENRGEFVGRACGHHGPYIPDVLFWSVILFFSTVAMSSFLKEFKTSRYFPTKVRAIISDFAVFITILSMVLIDYTLGIPSTKLQVPNEFKPTRDDRGWFISPIGPNPWWTTIVTVIPALLCTILIFMDQQITAVIINRKEHKLKKGCGYHLDLFVVGVMLGVCSLMGLPWFVAATVLSISHVNSLKLESECSAPGEQPKFLGIREQRFTGLMIFVLMGSSVFMTSILKHIPMPVLYGVFLYMGASSLRGIQFFDRLKLFGMPAKHQPDFIYLRHVPLRKVHLFTIIQLSCLVLLWVIKTSRAAIVFPMMVLALVFIRKLLDFVFSKRDLSWLDDLMPESKKKKMEDAQQEENQCVLMEDEGIVQVPLEGNFKDDPSIVNISDEMTKSSFGNIWKGLNTDSTSKDQSSKSSTVEVAIGQKRGDKEEAADLDRETSL; this is encoded by the exons AGAAACGATGAGGAAGCTGTGCTGGACAGGGGTGGGACTCGGTCCATGCTCAACACAAATTTTGAGAAAGAGGAGCTAGAAG GCCACCGAACCCTCTACATTGGGGTGCATGTACCACTGGGTCGGAGGTCACACAGACGGCATCGCCACCATGGACATCGCCACAGGAAGAGGTCACGGGAGAGAGACTCTGGAACCGAGGATGGCAGAGAATCACCTTCATATA CAGACACACCATCTCAGCGTGTACAGTTCCTGCTGGGAATGGAGGATGACGAGGAACACATTCCTCACGCTCTCTTCACAGAGCTGGACGAAATCTGCCTGAAAGAGGGAGAGGATGCGGAATGGAAAGAGACTgcgag ATGGCTGAAGTTTGAGGAGGATGTAGAGGATGGAGGGGAGAGGTGGAGTAAGCCATACGTGGCCACTCTTTCCCTACACAGTCTGTTTGAGCTGCGGAGCTGCATCCTCAACGGCACCGTCATGCTGGACATGAGGGCCAACTCACTGGAGGAGATCGCAG ATTTGGTTTTGGACCAGCACGAGACGTCAGTTTCTTTGGGAGAGGAAGTGAGGAAGAAGATCCGAAATGCTCTCCTTAAACAGCACCACCATCAGAACCAGAAGAAACTGGCTAACCGGATCCCCATCGTACGCTCTTTTGCAGATATTGGCAGGAAGCAGTCCGAACCGCACTCCATGGATAAGAATG TTATCATCACGACCCAATCGCCCCCCAGTTCCTTCTCCTCTCTCTGGTCTAGGTTCTGCCAGAGTGTGAGAAACAGAAAGGTGCTCTTATTTCCAGCCTGGTCCCTCCGCTGTCCCAAGTGTCTGTCAGATCCCCATAAACCCCATCCTTCCCTTTCTGCCGTTCCTGGCCTAGACAATCCTCTCATCCGACCCCAAAAAACCCACATCCCCTTCAGCAAACGACTAAGCCCGCCTTATGGGTACCACATCATCCCTGCCCTCGACCCTGAAGAAGAGACAGCATCAG GTCAGATGGTGTCTCCTCAGGCGCAGCCCACCACTACAGAAGGACGTGCGGATGGCAGTCGAGAGAACAGTGCTGTTGACTTCAGCAAA ATAGACCTCCACTTCATGAAGAAGATCCCACCTGGAGCTGAGGCATCCAACATCTTGGTGGGTGAACTGGAGTTTCTAGAGAAACCTGTGGTGGCCTTCATCCGTCTGTCCCCTGCTGTGCTGCTCAATGGCCTGGCAGAGGTCCCAATCACCACCAG GTTTCTCTTTATTCTGCTGGGGCCAATGGGTAAAGGGCCTCAGTACCATGAGATCGGCCGCTCTATTGCCACGCTCATGACAGATGAG GTGTTCCATGATGTAGCTTATAAAGCAAAGGATCGTTCTGACCTTGTGGCAGGAATCGATGAGTTTTTGGATCAGGTGACTGTGCTGCCCCCAGGCGAGTGGGATCCTACCATCAGAATAGAGCCGCCCAAAAACGTGCCCTCACAG GAGAAACGGAAGGTTCCTCTGGCCAATGGAGGGGCTGATCTGGGGGAGGCTGAGGAGCATGGAGGCCATGGAGGACCAGAGCTACAGCGCACAGGGAA GTTTTTTGGTGGTTTTATTCTGGACATCAAGCGTAAGGCTCCTCACTACCTGTCAGATTACACAGATGCTATCAGTTTGCAGTGTCTCGCCTCCTTCCTTTTCCTGTACTGCGCCTGCATGTCTCCTGTTATCACCTTCGGAGGTCTGCTGGGAGAAGCTACAGAAGGACGCATA AGTGCAATAGAGTCTCTGTTTGGAGCCTCTATGACGGGTATAGCTTATTCTTTGTTTGCTGGGCAGCCCCTCACTATCTTGGGCAGCACGGGACCTGTCTTGGTCTTTGAGAAAATCCTCTTCAAATTCTGCAA AGAGTATGGTTTGTCCTACCTCTCCTTACGTGTGTGTATTGGTCTGTGGACGGCCTTTTTGTGTCTTTTGCTGGTTGCCACAGATGCCAGCTCACTGGTGTGTTACATCACACGATTCACAGAGGAAGCCTTCGCTTCCCTCATCTGCATCATTTTCATCTACGAGGCTCTGGAGAAACTCATTCATCTGGGAGAGACGTACCCTTTCAACATGCACAATGACCTCAACAAGCTCACTCAGTACTC GTGTGTGTGCACAGTACCTAAAGAGCCCAGTAATGCCACACTGAATTACTGGCAGGAAAAAAACATCACTGCATCTGATATTGACTGGCTAGGCCTGGATGTTAAG GGCTGTGTGGAGAACAGGGGTGAGTTTGTGGGCAGAGCCTGTGGTCATCACGGTCCATACATCCCTGATGTCCTCTTCTGGTCCGTCATTCTCTTCTTCTCCACAGTTGCCATGTCCTCCTTCCTTAAAGAGTTCAAAACTAGCCGTTACTTCCCAACCAAG GTGAGGGCCATTATCAGTGATTTTGCTGTTTTCATCACCATCCTGTCTATGGTTCTGATCGACTACACTCTGGGGATCCCGTCCACCAAACTACAGGTTCCTAATGAGTTTAAA CCAACCAGAGATGACCGTGGCTGGTTCATCAGCCCGATAGGACCAAACCCATGGTGGACCACTATTGTGACCGTCATCCCAGCTCTGCTGTGTACCATCCTCATCTTCATGGACCAACAAATCACTGCCGTTATTATAAACAGGAAGGAACACAAGCTGAAG AAAGGCTGTGGGTATCATCTGGACCTGTTTGTGGTGGGTGTGATGCTGGGCGTTTGCTCTTTGATGGGCCTGCCATGGTTTGTGGCCGCGACGGTGCTATCTATCTCCCACGTGAACAGCCTGAAGCTGGAGTCTGAATGCTCTGCGCCTGGAGAACAGCCCAAGTTTTTGGGCATCAGAGAGCAGCGCTTTACTGGCCTCATGATATTCGTCCTCATGGGCAGCTCAGTGTTTATGACCTCCATACTGAAG CATATCCCAATGCCTGTGTTATATGGCGTTTTCCTCTATATGGGAGCATCATCTCTCAGGGGCATACAG TTCTTTGATCGTCTGAAGTTGTTTGGGATGCCAGCAAAACACCAGCCTGATTTTATCTACCTGAGACACGTCCCGTTGAGAAAGGTTCACCTGTTCACCATTATCCAGCTCAGCTGCTTGGTGCTTCTCTGGGTCATCAAAACTTCCAGAGCTGCCATAGTCTTTCCTATGATG GTCTTAGCCCTTGTGTTCATTCGTAAGCTGTTGGACTTTGTCTTCTCTAAGCGAGATCTCAGCTGGCTTGATGACCTCATGCCCGAgagcaagaagaagaaaatggAAGATGCACAGCAAgag GAAAATCAGTGTGTCTTGATGGAGGATGAAGGAATTGTACAAGTGCCCTTAGAGGGGAATTTTAA GGACGATCCATCCATAGTCAACATTTCGGATGAAATGACAAAGTCATCTTTTGGAAATATCTGGAAAGGACTCAACACTGACAGCACCAGCAAAGATCAAAGCTCCAAAAG CTCAACAGTTGAAGTTGCCATTGGACAGAAAAGAGGCGATAAAGAGGAGGCGGCAGATTTGGATAGAGAGACGAGTTTGTGA
- the slc4a10a gene encoding sodium-driven chloride bicarbonate exchanger isoform X1 encodes MDVKDQGAQMEPLLPAVQSPASDNGRNDEEAVLDRGGTRSMLNTNFEKEELEGHRTLYIGVHVPLGRRSHRRHRHHGHRHRKRSRERDSGTEDGRESPSYTDTPSQRVQFLLGMEDDEEHIPHALFTELDEICLKEGEDAEWKETARWLKFEEDVEDGGERWSKPYVATLSLHSLFELRSCILNGTVMLDMRANSLEEIADLVLDQHETSVSLGEEVRKKIRNALLKQHHHQNQKKLANRIPIVRSFADIGRKQSEPHSMDKNGQMVSPQAQPTTTEGRADGSRENSAVDFSKIDLHFMKKIPPGAEASNILVGELEFLEKPVVAFIRLSPAVLLNGLAEVPITTRFLFILLGPMGKGPQYHEIGRSIATLMTDEVFHDVAYKAKDRSDLVAGIDEFLDQVTVLPPGEWDPTIRIEPPKNVPSQEKRKVPLANGGADLGEAEEHGGHGGPELQRTGKFFGGFILDIKRKAPHYLSDYTDAISLQCLASFLFLYCACMSPVITFGGLLGEATEGRISAIESLFGASMTGIAYSLFAGQPLTILGSTGPVLVFEKILFKFCKEYGLSYLSLRVCIGLWTAFLCLLLVATDASSLVCYITRFTEEAFASLICIIFIYEALEKLIHLGETYPFNMHNDLNKLTQYSCVCTVPKEPSNATLNYWQEKNITASDIDWLGLDVKGCVENRGEFVGRACGHHGPYIPDVLFWSVILFFSTVAMSSFLKEFKTSRYFPTKVRAIISDFAVFITILSMVLIDYTLGIPSTKLQVPNEFKPTRDDRGWFISPIGPNPWWTTIVTVIPALLCTILIFMDQQITAVIINRKEHKLKKGCGYHLDLFVVGVMLGVCSLMGLPWFVAATVLSISHVNSLKLESECSAPGEQPKFLGIREQRFTGLMIFVLMGSSVFMTSILKHIPMPVLYGVFLYMGASSLRGIQFFDRLKLFGMPAKHQPDFIYLRHVPLRKVHLFTIIQLSCLVLLWVIKTSRAAIVFPMMVLALVFIRKLLDFVFSKRDLSWLDDLMPESKKKKMEDAQQEENQCVLMEDEGIVQVPLEGNFKDDPSIVNISDEMTKSSFGNIWKGLNTDSTSKDQSSKSSTVEVAIGQKRGDKEEAADLDRETSL; translated from the exons AGAAACGATGAGGAAGCTGTGCTGGACAGGGGTGGGACTCGGTCCATGCTCAACACAAATTTTGAGAAAGAGGAGCTAGAAG GCCACCGAACCCTCTACATTGGGGTGCATGTACCACTGGGTCGGAGGTCACACAGACGGCATCGCCACCATGGACATCGCCACAGGAAGAGGTCACGGGAGAGAGACTCTGGAACCGAGGATGGCAGAGAATCACCTTCATATA CAGACACACCATCTCAGCGTGTACAGTTCCTGCTGGGAATGGAGGATGACGAGGAACACATTCCTCACGCTCTCTTCACAGAGCTGGACGAAATCTGCCTGAAAGAGGGAGAGGATGCGGAATGGAAAGAGACTgcgag ATGGCTGAAGTTTGAGGAGGATGTAGAGGATGGAGGGGAGAGGTGGAGTAAGCCATACGTGGCCACTCTTTCCCTACACAGTCTGTTTGAGCTGCGGAGCTGCATCCTCAACGGCACCGTCATGCTGGACATGAGGGCCAACTCACTGGAGGAGATCGCAG ATTTGGTTTTGGACCAGCACGAGACGTCAGTTTCTTTGGGAGAGGAAGTGAGGAAGAAGATCCGAAATGCTCTCCTTAAACAGCACCACCATCAGAACCAGAAGAAACTGGCTAACCGGATCCCCATCGTACGCTCTTTTGCAGATATTGGCAGGAAGCAGTCCGAACCGCACTCCATGGATAAGAATG GTCAGATGGTGTCTCCTCAGGCGCAGCCCACCACTACAGAAGGACGTGCGGATGGCAGTCGAGAGAACAGTGCTGTTGACTTCAGCAAA ATAGACCTCCACTTCATGAAGAAGATCCCACCTGGAGCTGAGGCATCCAACATCTTGGTGGGTGAACTGGAGTTTCTAGAGAAACCTGTGGTGGCCTTCATCCGTCTGTCCCCTGCTGTGCTGCTCAATGGCCTGGCAGAGGTCCCAATCACCACCAG GTTTCTCTTTATTCTGCTGGGGCCAATGGGTAAAGGGCCTCAGTACCATGAGATCGGCCGCTCTATTGCCACGCTCATGACAGATGAG GTGTTCCATGATGTAGCTTATAAAGCAAAGGATCGTTCTGACCTTGTGGCAGGAATCGATGAGTTTTTGGATCAGGTGACTGTGCTGCCCCCAGGCGAGTGGGATCCTACCATCAGAATAGAGCCGCCCAAAAACGTGCCCTCACAG GAGAAACGGAAGGTTCCTCTGGCCAATGGAGGGGCTGATCTGGGGGAGGCTGAGGAGCATGGAGGCCATGGAGGACCAGAGCTACAGCGCACAGGGAA GTTTTTTGGTGGTTTTATTCTGGACATCAAGCGTAAGGCTCCTCACTACCTGTCAGATTACACAGATGCTATCAGTTTGCAGTGTCTCGCCTCCTTCCTTTTCCTGTACTGCGCCTGCATGTCTCCTGTTATCACCTTCGGAGGTCTGCTGGGAGAAGCTACAGAAGGACGCATA AGTGCAATAGAGTCTCTGTTTGGAGCCTCTATGACGGGTATAGCTTATTCTTTGTTTGCTGGGCAGCCCCTCACTATCTTGGGCAGCACGGGACCTGTCTTGGTCTTTGAGAAAATCCTCTTCAAATTCTGCAA AGAGTATGGTTTGTCCTACCTCTCCTTACGTGTGTGTATTGGTCTGTGGACGGCCTTTTTGTGTCTTTTGCTGGTTGCCACAGATGCCAGCTCACTGGTGTGTTACATCACACGATTCACAGAGGAAGCCTTCGCTTCCCTCATCTGCATCATTTTCATCTACGAGGCTCTGGAGAAACTCATTCATCTGGGAGAGACGTACCCTTTCAACATGCACAATGACCTCAACAAGCTCACTCAGTACTC GTGTGTGTGCACAGTACCTAAAGAGCCCAGTAATGCCACACTGAATTACTGGCAGGAAAAAAACATCACTGCATCTGATATTGACTGGCTAGGCCTGGATGTTAAG GGCTGTGTGGAGAACAGGGGTGAGTTTGTGGGCAGAGCCTGTGGTCATCACGGTCCATACATCCCTGATGTCCTCTTCTGGTCCGTCATTCTCTTCTTCTCCACAGTTGCCATGTCCTCCTTCCTTAAAGAGTTCAAAACTAGCCGTTACTTCCCAACCAAG GTGAGGGCCATTATCAGTGATTTTGCTGTTTTCATCACCATCCTGTCTATGGTTCTGATCGACTACACTCTGGGGATCCCGTCCACCAAACTACAGGTTCCTAATGAGTTTAAA CCAACCAGAGATGACCGTGGCTGGTTCATCAGCCCGATAGGACCAAACCCATGGTGGACCACTATTGTGACCGTCATCCCAGCTCTGCTGTGTACCATCCTCATCTTCATGGACCAACAAATCACTGCCGTTATTATAAACAGGAAGGAACACAAGCTGAAG AAAGGCTGTGGGTATCATCTGGACCTGTTTGTGGTGGGTGTGATGCTGGGCGTTTGCTCTTTGATGGGCCTGCCATGGTTTGTGGCCGCGACGGTGCTATCTATCTCCCACGTGAACAGCCTGAAGCTGGAGTCTGAATGCTCTGCGCCTGGAGAACAGCCCAAGTTTTTGGGCATCAGAGAGCAGCGCTTTACTGGCCTCATGATATTCGTCCTCATGGGCAGCTCAGTGTTTATGACCTCCATACTGAAG CATATCCCAATGCCTGTGTTATATGGCGTTTTCCTCTATATGGGAGCATCATCTCTCAGGGGCATACAG TTCTTTGATCGTCTGAAGTTGTTTGGGATGCCAGCAAAACACCAGCCTGATTTTATCTACCTGAGACACGTCCCGTTGAGAAAGGTTCACCTGTTCACCATTATCCAGCTCAGCTGCTTGGTGCTTCTCTGGGTCATCAAAACTTCCAGAGCTGCCATAGTCTTTCCTATGATG GTCTTAGCCCTTGTGTTCATTCGTAAGCTGTTGGACTTTGTCTTCTCTAAGCGAGATCTCAGCTGGCTTGATGACCTCATGCCCGAgagcaagaagaagaaaatggAAGATGCACAGCAAgag GAAAATCAGTGTGTCTTGATGGAGGATGAAGGAATTGTACAAGTGCCCTTAGAGGGGAATTTTAA GGACGATCCATCCATAGTCAACATTTCGGATGAAATGACAAAGTCATCTTTTGGAAATATCTGGAAAGGACTCAACACTGACAGCACCAGCAAAGATCAAAGCTCCAAAAG CTCAACAGTTGAAGTTGCCATTGGACAGAAAAGAGGCGATAAAGAGGAGGCGGCAGATTTGGATAGAGAGACGAGTTTGTGA